The following proteins are co-located in the Candidatus Dormiibacterota bacterium genome:
- the cysK gene encoding cysteine synthase A, protein MARIYENLADTFGNTPLVRIPRLTKGLGATVLVKMESFNPAGSVKDRIGVAMIEAAERDGRLLPGMTILEPTSGNTGIALAFVAAAKGYPCILVMPETMTIERRNLLKAYGAQVVLTPGSEGMKGAIARAGAIHAANPRRYFTPQQFDNPANPEIHRRTTAEEIWRDTDGAVDVVISAVGTGGTITGVGQALKSHKSAVVTIAVEPDGSAVLSGGAPGPHKIQGTGAGFVPNVLDTTIYGEVIRVSDADAIETARRASREEGMLVGISSGANIWAALQVAQRPEMHGKTIVTFACDTGERYLSNPVFSEQEAVVVEPALA, encoded by the coding sequence ATGGCACGAATTTACGAGAATCTTGCGGACACGTTCGGCAATACGCCGCTCGTTCGAATCCCGCGCCTGACGAAGGGTCTGGGCGCGACCGTTCTCGTGAAGATGGAGTCCTTCAATCCCGCCGGCTCGGTCAAGGATCGCATCGGCGTGGCGATGATCGAGGCGGCCGAGCGTGACGGGCGCCTCCTTCCCGGCATGACGATCTTGGAGCCGACGAGCGGCAACACCGGTATAGCGCTCGCCTTCGTCGCCGCGGCGAAGGGCTATCCGTGCATTCTCGTGATGCCCGAGACGATGACGATCGAGCGGCGCAATCTTCTGAAGGCGTACGGAGCGCAAGTCGTGCTCACGCCGGGGAGCGAGGGCATGAAGGGCGCCATTGCGCGAGCCGGCGCAATCCACGCCGCCAACCCGAGACGGTATTTCACGCCGCAGCAGTTCGACAACCCCGCAAACCCGGAGATTCACCGGAGGACGACGGCAGAGGAGATCTGGCGCGACACGGACGGGGCCGTCGACGTCGTGATCTCCGCTGTCGGAACCGGCGGTACGATCACCGGCGTCGGGCAAGCGTTGAAGTCGCATAAGAGTGCGGTCGTGACGATCGCCGTCGAGCCCGACGGGTCTGCGGTGCTCTCCGGCGGCGCTCCCGGGCCGCACAAGATTCAGGGTACCGGTGCCGGATTCGTGCCGAACGTCCTCGACACGACGATCTACGGCGAGGTGATTCGCGTCAGCGATGCCGACGCAATCGAGACGGCGCGGCGCGCGTCGCGCGAAGAAGGCATGCTCGTCGGAATCTCGTCCGGCGCCAACATCTGGGCGGCGCTCCAGGTCGCGCAGCGTCCCGAGATGCACGGCAAGACGATCGTCACCTTCGCCTGCGACACCGGGGAACGGTACTTGAGCAATCCCGTCTTTTCCGAGCAAGAGGCCGTCGTCGTCGAACCGGCTCTCGCATAA
- a CDS encoding serine hydrolase domain-containing protein, giving the protein MIERVTTQGGKALQAERPFAMRAILASLLVITLAAAAPPARPGPSLDDAIAAIRAYAPEAMAEQGTPGLSVAITDRTHTLAIVTLGYANLAAKTPVTPATRFAIGSITKSMTTLALLQLRDEHRVDLNARVRRYLPWFSIDSAGKPILVHELLSHTAGLPDDYSVAPSYLYDVAALREAHTLFTPGTAWSYSNDGYATIGAVIAALDHRPWADSLRARVLDPIGMSDTAPVFTPDTLERAATGYEFRDADRPAPLHPALVPSRVMDFVDPAGSVLSTPEDMALYLRVYLNGGVTASGRRLVSRASFDAMTRPDTYRNGRPAGSPVPMLAEAPQFYRQYGYGLAVFGNDASAGGDHVVGHTGGISGYTACMQANLTRGFGAIAMANLVEEPLHPCAIVLYAMRVLRAQSLGLALPAPPLAPDPALVPNGSDYSGTYTAANGTTFAIAGVPGRVVMIDHGQSYACYPRGPDLLWSSDPHYALFLLHFGRNASKHVVEATYGSQWFGNRQYFGPRGWSHPRRWDAYLGRYENTFWGSPDVVRVIVVKGVLTLDGLQPLSPQRNGTFTAGSDVVRFDVVAGGKTQRMRVDDIDLYRVELP; this is encoded by the coding sequence ATGATAGAGCGTGTAACCACGCAAGGCGGGAAGGCGTTGCAGGCCGAACGCCCGTTCGCAATGCGCGCTATTCTCGCCTCACTGCTCGTCATTACGCTCGCCGCCGCGGCGCCGCCGGCCCGGCCTGGGCCGAGCCTCGACGATGCGATCGCCGCCATTCGCGCCTATGCGCCCGAAGCGATGGCCGAGCAAGGAACGCCCGGCCTCTCGGTTGCGATCACCGATCGGACGCATACGCTTGCAATCGTCACGCTCGGATACGCGAATCTCGCCGCGAAGACGCCGGTAACGCCGGCGACGCGTTTTGCAATCGGATCGATCACGAAGTCGATGACGACGCTGGCGTTGCTCCAACTGCGCGACGAGCACCGCGTCGACCTGAATGCGCGCGTGAGGCGCTATCTTCCGTGGTTCTCGATCGACTCCGCAGGCAAGCCGATACTCGTGCACGAGCTTCTTTCGCACACGGCGGGCCTTCCCGACGATTACTCCGTGGCGCCGAGCTATCTGTACGACGTCGCGGCGCTACGCGAAGCGCACACGCTCTTCACGCCCGGAACGGCGTGGTCGTACTCCAACGACGGCTACGCGACCATCGGCGCCGTTATCGCTGCGCTCGACCATCGTCCGTGGGCCGATTCGCTGCGAGCGCGCGTGCTCGACCCGATCGGCATGAGCGACACGGCACCCGTATTCACGCCCGACACGCTCGAGAGGGCTGCGACCGGCTATGAGTTCCGCGACGCCGACCGCCCCGCGCCGCTCCATCCGGCGCTCGTCCCGTCGCGCGTCATGGATTTCGTCGATCCCGCCGGGTCCGTGCTCTCGACGCCTGAGGACATGGCGCTCTATCTGCGCGTCTACCTGAACGGCGGCGTCACGGCCTCGGGACGGCGCCTCGTCTCACGCGCGAGCTTCGATGCGATGACGCGGCCGGACACCTATCGCAACGGCCGGCCGGCAGGGTCGCCGGTACCGATGCTCGCGGAGGCTCCGCAGTTCTACCGCCAGTACGGCTACGGCCTGGCCGTTTTCGGCAACGACGCGAGCGCCGGCGGTGATCACGTCGTCGGACATACGGGTGGCATCTCAGGATACACGGCCTGCATGCAAGCAAACCTCACGCGCGGTTTCGGTGCGATCGCAATGGCCAATCTCGTGGAAGAGCCGTTGCACCCCTGCGCCATCGTACTCTACGCCATGCGCGTCCTGCGCGCGCAGAGCTTGGGCCTGGCTCTTCCCGCACCTCCGCTCGCACCGGATCCCGCGCTCGTCCCCAACGGCTCCGATTACAGCGGCACGTACACTGCAGCGAATGGAACCACGTTCGCGATCGCCGGCGTTCCGGGACGGGTCGTCATGATCGACCACGGTCAATCGTACGCGTGCTATCCGCGCGGCCCAGATCTCTTGTGGAGCTCCGATCCGCATTACGCGCTCTTTCTGCTCCATTTCGGGCGCAATGCGAGCAAGCACGTGGTTGAGGCGACGTACGGCTCGCAGTGGTTCGGAAACCGCCAGTACTTCGGACCGAGGGGCTGGAGCCATCCGCGCCGGTGGGATGCGTACCTAGGCCGATATGAAAACACGTTTTGGGGATCGCCGGACGTCGTGCGCGTGATCGTCGTCAAGGGCGTCCTCACGCTCGATGGCCTGCAGCCGCTCTCGCCACAACGCAACGGCACGTTTACTGCGGGAAGTGACGTCGTTCGATTCGACGTCGTCGCGGGCGGGAAAACGCAGCGCATGCGCGTGGACGACATCGATCTGTATCGCGTCGAGCTTCCGTAG
- a CDS encoding NADP-dependent oxidoreductase yields the protein MKAVVVEHRGSPGALKEMPDPQPGVHEVLVHVCAAGVNPVDWKVRDAGTRPMPYVLGQDFSGTVAAVGSAVRRYRYGERIFGVAHDRGAFAEYTLVPEESTSQPAAKIPDDVGYADAAALPTAGITALGSLDALQAAKGTTLVVVGATGGVGTFAVQIARDRGAHVIASGRASNERLARELGADEYVAYDREDVFAAIARAHPGGVDAVLDLVDDADAIGRTAGIIREGGRIVSTIHAADAAWFSARKILAENLRMTHTAASSHEGLRTLVKMLEEGRLRTVIAAERPLSEAVDALEESKRGAVAGKLVLMVE from the coding sequence ATGAAAGCCGTCGTCGTCGAGCACCGCGGTTCGCCGGGAGCGCTCAAGGAGATGCCGGATCCTCAGCCGGGAGTGCACGAGGTCCTCGTCCACGTCTGCGCGGCCGGCGTGAACCCGGTGGACTGGAAAGTGCGCGATGCCGGCACGCGCCCGATGCCGTACGTTCTCGGACAGGATTTCTCCGGCACGGTCGCCGCAGTCGGGAGCGCGGTGCGGCGATACCGCTACGGAGAACGCATCTTCGGGGTCGCGCACGATCGCGGCGCGTTCGCCGAGTACACGCTCGTTCCGGAGGAGAGCACCTCGCAGCCCGCAGCAAAGATTCCCGACGACGTCGGCTACGCCGATGCGGCGGCGCTTCCAACCGCCGGAATCACGGCGCTGGGATCGCTCGATGCTCTCCAGGCCGCCAAGGGAACGACGCTCGTCGTCGTCGGCGCGACGGGCGGCGTCGGCACCTTTGCGGTGCAGATCGCGCGGGATCGCGGCGCGCACGTGATTGCCAGCGGACGCGCGTCCAACGAGCGGCTCGCGCGCGAGCTCGGGGCCGACGAGTACGTGGCGTACGACCGCGAAGACGTCTTCGCGGCGATTGCGCGCGCACATCCCGGCGGCGTCGACGCGGTACTCGACCTCGTCGACGACGCCGACGCCATCGGGCGCACCGCCGGCATCATACGCGAGGGCGGCAGAATCGTTTCGACGATCCATGCCGCGGACGCGGCGTGGTTCTCAGCGCGCAAGATTCTCGCGGAGAATCTTCGCATGACCCATACGGCGGCATCGTCGCACGAAGGGCTGCGTACGCTGGTCAAAATGCTCGAAGAAGGCCGCCTCCGCACGGTCATCGCCGCCGAGCGACCGCTGTCGGAGGCGGTTGACGCGCTCGAGGAGAGCAAGCGCGGCGCAGTGGCCGGCAAGCTCGTCCTCATGGTCGAGTAA
- a CDS encoding FAD-dependent oxidoreductase encodes MADRIVVVGGGSMGAGIAAVAASSGYAVILVEPHAEARERAAARAGSAQVVAEIPSDDGVEIAIEAVPERLDLKEHVFAQMERSLPGAVLATNTSSLSVAEIARATSAPERVIGLHFFNPPEKMRLVEIVRAPQSADDALERGRAFVERIGKTGVATADTPGFIVNRVARPFYLQAMRALDAGVARVEELDALARGAGFRMGPFELMDFIGLDVNLATSESVYARLQAERLAPVALQRALVAQGRLGRKSGAGFYSYAGPPPRLDLRTKPRVRRSEDEHAAVLGAGGLADELAAALDAHCAPVTRFTHDEEVEHLDVQPTLLFDVGDGESDRGVAVARLDALLDPACAIFVDAYATDLDRCAARMQHPDRLVGYGILGSLAEQDGVEIVDADATSDEMLELAQESFEAIGHGVVLVENVPGLFLGRTIGAIVNEAVIAVEEGVAVADDVDAAMRLGTNYPRGPIAWGREIGGHRISRILRRVAARDGAAFLPHRALWVLDVDEESAPAMPANDASWLPNAEL; translated from the coding sequence GTGGCGGATCGCATCGTCGTCGTCGGCGGCGGCAGCATGGGTGCCGGGATCGCGGCCGTAGCAGCCTCGAGCGGCTACGCGGTCATCCTCGTCGAGCCACATGCCGAGGCGCGCGAGCGTGCCGCCGCGCGTGCTGGAAGCGCGCAGGTCGTCGCAGAGATTCCGAGCGACGACGGCGTGGAGATCGCGATCGAGGCCGTGCCGGAGCGGCTCGATCTCAAAGAGCATGTCTTCGCCCAGATGGAACGCTCTCTGCCTGGCGCCGTGCTCGCCACGAACACGTCATCGCTTTCGGTGGCGGAGATTGCGCGCGCGACGTCGGCGCCCGAACGCGTCATCGGCCTGCATTTCTTCAATCCGCCGGAGAAGATGCGGTTGGTCGAGATCGTGCGCGCGCCGCAGAGCGCAGACGACGCACTCGAGCGCGGGCGCGCGTTCGTCGAGCGTATCGGCAAGACGGGCGTCGCCACGGCGGACACGCCGGGATTCATCGTGAATCGCGTGGCCCGGCCGTTCTACCTGCAAGCGATGCGCGCACTCGACGCCGGCGTCGCACGCGTCGAGGAGCTCGACGCGCTCGCTCGCGGAGCCGGTTTTCGCATGGGTCCCTTCGAGCTCATGGACTTCATCGGCCTCGACGTCAACCTTGCGACGAGCGAATCGGTGTACGCGCGCTTGCAGGCCGAGCGTCTTGCGCCGGTTGCACTGCAGCGCGCACTGGTCGCGCAGGGCCGTCTCGGCCGCAAATCGGGAGCCGGCTTTTACTCCTATGCGGGGCCGCCGCCGCGCCTCGACCTTCGCACGAAGCCGCGGGTCCGACGCAGCGAGGACGAGCACGCTGCAGTGTTGGGTGCCGGCGGCCTCGCCGACGAGCTCGCGGCGGCACTCGACGCGCATTGCGCACCCGTGACGCGCTTCACACACGACGAGGAGGTCGAGCATCTCGACGTTCAGCCGACCCTCCTTTTCGACGTCGGGGACGGAGAGAGCGATCGCGGCGTCGCCGTCGCGCGGCTCGACGCGCTCCTCGATCCCGCCTGTGCGATCTTCGTCGATGCATACGCAACCGATCTCGACCGATGCGCGGCGAGGATGCAGCATCCGGATCGCCTCGTGGGATACGGCATCCTCGGCTCGCTCGCGGAGCAGGACGGCGTCGAGATCGTCGATGCGGACGCGACCTCGGACGAGATGCTCGAGCTCGCGCAAGAGAGCTTCGAAGCGATTGGCCACGGTGTCGTTCTCGTGGAGAACGTCCCCGGGCTCTTTCTCGGGCGCACCATCGGTGCGATCGTCAACGAAGCGGTGATTGCCGTCGAGGAGGGCGTCGCCGTGGCCGACGACGTCGACGCTGCGATGCGTCTGGGGACGAACTACCCGCGCGGTCCGATCGCGTGGGGGCGCGAGATCGGCGGCCACCGCATCTCGCGCATTCTCCGGCGCGTCGCGGCGCGTGACGGAGCGGCGTTTCTTCCGCACCGTGCGCTCTGGGTTCTCGACGTCGACGAGGAGAGCGCTCCTGCGATGCCCGCGAACGACGCATCGTGGCTACCGAACGCGGAGCTGTAA
- a CDS encoding NUDIX hydrolase produces the protein MAAMMDKPHWRRVASRYVVDSRFLRIRQDTIELPDGTLVPEYFVREAAGFVMVFALTVDERVVLVRQYRYGTDSVGLELPAGMLEPGEDPEACARRELLEETGFSAESIQPLGEYAVEAVRSTAKAYIFTAAEARRTSEPHLDPTEHIEVELPSIAEFARMLEDGRIDNLASIAAGYRALAARTPVRCPKP, from the coding sequence ATGGCAGCGATGATGGACAAGCCGCACTGGCGCAGGGTCGCGTCGCGCTACGTCGTCGACTCGCGATTCCTTCGCATTCGGCAGGACACGATCGAGTTGCCGGACGGCACCCTCGTGCCGGAGTACTTCGTGCGCGAAGCGGCTGGGTTCGTGATGGTCTTCGCGCTCACGGTCGACGAGCGCGTCGTTCTCGTGCGCCAGTACCGCTACGGCACGGACAGCGTCGGTCTCGAGCTCCCAGCCGGCATGCTCGAGCCCGGGGAAGACCCCGAGGCATGCGCGCGGCGGGAGCTGCTCGAGGAGACCGGCTTCTCCGCGGAGTCGATCCAGCCGCTCGGCGAGTATGCGGTCGAAGCCGTGCGCTCGACCGCGAAGGCCTACATCTTTACAGCCGCGGAAGCGCGTCGCACGAGCGAGCCGCATCTCGATCCCACCGAGCACATCGAGGTCGAGCTCCCGTCTATCGCAGAGTTCGCCAGGATGCTCGAAGACGGCCGGATCGACAACCTCGCCTCGATTGCCGCTGGGTACCGGGCGCTCGCGGCGCGAACTCCTGTTCGATGCCCCAAGCCCTGA
- a CDS encoding DEAD/DEAH box helicase, protein MPQALIPELHPLVGEWFSQRYGAPTDPQRLGWPLVRAGEDVLVCAPTGSGKTLAAFTVCLDDLVRRAERGDLPDGTLAVYVSPLKALSNDVRKNLELPLRELTVRALERGIRLETIRTAVRTGDSTQAERARMLRTPPHVLVTTPESLYILLTAEKSRRLFGGVTTVIVDEIHAIAGDKRGAHLALTLARLDALVERESGKKPQRIGLSATVRPIETVARFLSPKTRVVDVGARREMDVRVEVPRDELGAVASTAMWDEVYDRIAEHIRAHRTTLVFVGTRRMSERVAFALTQRLGEGVLLPHHGSLSRDARFEAERRLKGGELRAVVATASLELGIDIGTIDLVVQLGTPRAVAVALQRIGRSGHWVGAKPKGIIYATTRDELVECAALVHALRAGSIDALTIPRSPLDILAQQLVAACSAGEWEADELYALVRGSYSYRDLSRTDFDDVLAMLADGVATSRGRSGTFLHYDRVNGRLRARRGARLAAITCGGAIPDTANYNVIVEPEGQIIGTLDEDFAIESMAGDIFLLGTNSWRVRKIEAGAVRVEDARGAPPSIPFWNGEGLGRTIELSREVCAVRERIETSDDGAARAFLAAECGLDDAGAAQAVAYVRAGRAALAALPTHRTVVAERFFDDGGGMQLVLHTPFGARINRAWGLALRKRFCRSFNLELQAAATDNGIVLSLTDQHAFPLEIVFEFVKSASAEDVLTQALLPAPMFAARWRWNVTRSLAVLRRRGGKKVPPQILRMRSDDLLASVFPDQAACAENLTGPIRVPDHVLVRETIGNCLHEAMDVDGLLDVLRGIERGEIATHAIDTAEPSPFSHEILNANPYAFLDDAPLEERRTRAVQLRRTLRDDDAGAGLLDAAAIDEVAGQVWPVVRDADELHDALTTLVVLPPVDAWQPWFERLCADRRALVLTHGERRFWVCAERAELARRAYPQPPDEREGGAVTEVLRGWLECSGPASIGDLCERLALDAQSVESALLRLETEGQLLRGTFTATSKPAKSGNGGPTAGAAASSEQYCNRRVLARIHRLTIGRLRREIEPVSAAEYVAFLHRWQHVTLATRLYGVDGTLQIVRQLEGFEASAAAWETQILPARIAGYKPEYLDRLCYSGDVMWGRLSPHPALARSDEDATLPSTRLRTRVRPTKLAPIALLLRESAEQLVVRSPAPLGDDAGLSHASREVLAEIEHRGAPFFADIVRATKRLPSEVEEALWQLVAAGCVTADGFDALRSLIDAKRRLGEKGVRSRPRSSSGRWTLLAGARERIDPAAFASRLLARWGVVCRDVTARESLAPPWRELVVVLRRMEARGEIRGGRFVAGVGGEQFALPEALDALRAARRSAYADDARVGDYDPLSLAGAILPMNAQSAAVMNAGSSSIGR, encoded by the coding sequence ATGCCCCAAGCCCTGATCCCGGAGCTCCATCCCCTCGTCGGGGAGTGGTTCTCGCAGCGCTACGGCGCTCCGACCGATCCGCAACGACTCGGCTGGCCGCTCGTACGCGCCGGCGAAGACGTGCTCGTCTGCGCGCCCACCGGCTCCGGAAAGACGTTGGCCGCGTTCACCGTCTGCCTCGACGATCTCGTCCGGCGTGCGGAGCGCGGCGATCTGCCCGACGGGACGCTTGCGGTCTACGTCTCGCCGCTCAAGGCGCTGAGCAACGACGTTCGCAAGAACCTGGAGTTACCGCTGCGTGAGCTGACGGTGCGCGCCCTCGAGCGCGGCATCCGTCTCGAAACGATCCGCACGGCGGTGCGGACGGGAGACTCAACGCAAGCCGAACGCGCGCGGATGCTTCGCACGCCGCCGCACGTACTCGTCACGACGCCGGAATCGCTCTACATTCTCCTGACCGCGGAGAAGTCGCGGCGTCTCTTCGGCGGCGTCACGACGGTCATCGTCGATGAGATCCACGCGATAGCGGGCGACAAGCGCGGCGCGCACCTGGCGCTCACCCTCGCACGCCTCGACGCGCTCGTCGAGCGTGAGAGCGGCAAGAAGCCGCAGCGCATCGGTCTCTCGGCGACCGTTCGACCGATCGAGACGGTGGCACGCTTCCTCAGCCCGAAAACGCGCGTCGTGGACGTCGGCGCGCGCCGCGAGATGGACGTCCGCGTCGAGGTACCGCGCGACGAGCTCGGCGCGGTAGCGAGCACGGCCATGTGGGACGAGGTCTACGATCGCATCGCGGAGCACATTCGCGCGCACCGCACGACGCTGGTCTTCGTCGGAACGCGGCGCATGAGCGAGCGCGTCGCGTTCGCGCTCACGCAGCGACTGGGCGAAGGCGTGCTGCTGCCGCATCATGGCAGTCTCTCGCGCGACGCGCGCTTCGAAGCCGAACGGCGCTTGAAAGGCGGAGAGCTCCGAGCCGTCGTTGCGACGGCCTCGCTCGAGCTCGGCATCGACATCGGCACGATCGATCTCGTCGTCCAGCTCGGTACGCCGCGCGCCGTCGCCGTCGCCCTGCAACGCATCGGACGCTCCGGGCACTGGGTCGGCGCAAAGCCCAAGGGCATCATCTATGCGACGACGCGCGACGAGCTCGTGGAGTGCGCGGCGCTCGTGCACGCGCTACGCGCCGGATCGATCGACGCGCTGACGATCCCTCGCTCGCCTCTCGACATCCTCGCGCAGCAGCTCGTCGCGGCGTGCTCCGCAGGCGAGTGGGAAGCCGACGAACTCTACGCGCTCGTACGGGGCAGTTACTCGTACCGCGATCTCTCGCGCACCGATTTCGATGACGTGCTTGCGATGCTCGCCGACGGCGTCGCGACCTCACGAGGGCGCAGCGGCACGTTCTTGCACTACGATCGCGTCAACGGCCGCCTGCGCGCGAGGCGCGGCGCCCGCCTTGCGGCGATCACGTGTGGTGGCGCGATTCCTGACACCGCGAACTACAACGTGATCGTCGAGCCGGAAGGGCAGATCATCGGTACGCTCGACGAGGATTTCGCCATCGAATCCATGGCCGGCGACATCTTTCTGCTTGGCACTAACTCGTGGCGCGTTCGGAAGATCGAGGCCGGGGCCGTGCGCGTCGAGGACGCGCGCGGCGCACCGCCCTCAATTCCGTTTTGGAACGGCGAGGGACTTGGCCGCACGATCGAGCTCTCGCGCGAAGTCTGCGCGGTGCGCGAGCGCATCGAGACGAGCGACGACGGTGCGGCCCGCGCGTTTCTCGCGGCCGAGTGCGGCCTCGACGATGCCGGCGCCGCCCAGGCCGTAGCGTACGTGCGCGCCGGACGTGCCGCGCTCGCCGCCCTCCCGACGCATCGCACCGTAGTCGCGGAGCGTTTCTTCGACGACGGGGGAGGCATGCAGCTCGTCTTGCACACGCCCTTTGGCGCACGCATCAACCGCGCGTGGGGGCTGGCGCTGCGCAAGCGATTCTGCCGTTCGTTCAATCTCGAGCTGCAAGCTGCGGCGACCGACAACGGCATCGTGCTCTCGCTCACCGACCAGCATGCCTTTCCACTCGAAATCGTCTTCGAGTTCGTGAAGTCCGCCAGCGCAGAAGACGTCTTGACCCAGGCTCTGCTGCCGGCGCCGATGTTCGCCGCCCGCTGGCGATGGAACGTCACGCGGTCGCTCGCTGTGCTGCGCCGCCGCGGCGGGAAAAAGGTTCCGCCGCAGATTCTGCGCATGCGCTCCGACGATCTGCTCGCGTCCGTCTTCCCGGATCAGGCCGCGTGCGCGGAAAACTTGACCGGGCCGATCCGCGTTCCCGATCACGTCCTCGTCCGCGAGACGATCGGCAACTGCCTCCACGAAGCGATGGACGTCGACGGACTGCTCGACGTCTTGCGCGGCATCGAGCGAGGCGAGATCGCGACGCATGCGATCGACACGGCGGAGCCCTCGCCGTTCTCGCACGAGATTCTCAACGCCAATCCGTACGCGTTCCTCGACGACGCGCCGCTCGAGGAACGCCGGACGCGCGCGGTGCAGCTGCGGCGAACGCTCCGCGACGACGACGCCGGCGCGGGGCTGCTCGATGCCGCCGCGATCGACGAGGTCGCGGGGCAGGTATGGCCGGTCGTGCGCGACGCCGACGAGCTGCACGACGCGCTGACGACGCTCGTCGTCCTCCCGCCCGTCGACGCTTGGCAGCCGTGGTTCGAACGCCTCTGCGCAGATCGCCGGGCGCTCGTCCTCACGCATGGCGAGCGCCGGTTCTGGGTCTGCGCCGAGCGTGCCGAGCTCGCGCGGCGTGCGTACCCGCAACCGCCGGACGAGCGCGAGGGCGGAGCGGTGACCGAGGTTTTGCGCGGGTGGCTCGAGTGCAGCGGACCGGCGAGCATCGGCGATCTCTGCGAGCGCCTCGCCCTCGACGCGCAATCGGTCGAAAGCGCATTGCTGCGGCTGGAGACTGAAGGCCAACTCCTGCGCGGCACGTTCACGGCAACAAGCAAACCGGCGAAATCAGGCAACGGTGGGCCCACCGCAGGCGCTGCAGCATCATCGGAGCAGTACTGCAACCGGCGAGTGCTCGCGAGAATTCATCGCCTGACGATCGGGCGGCTGCGCCGAGAGATCGAGCCCGTCTCGGCGGCCGAGTACGTTGCCTTCCTCCATCGCTGGCAGCACGTGACGCTCGCGACGCGGCTCTACGGTGTCGACGGGACGCTGCAGATCGTGCGGCAGCTCGAAGGGTTCGAAGCCTCCGCCGCCGCGTGGGAGACGCAGATTCTTCCGGCGCGCATCGCCGGCTACAAGCCCGAGTACCTGGATCGCCTCTGCTACTCGGGAGACGTGATGTGGGGACGGCTCTCTCCTCACCCGGCTCTTGCTCGGTCGGACGAGGACGCGACGCTCCCCTCGACTCGACTCAGGACTCGCGTGCGCCCGACGAAGCTGGCACCGATCGCGCTGCTGCTGCGCGAAAGCGCCGAGCAGCTGGTGGTACGCTCGCCGGCTCCGCTTGGCGACGACGCGGGGCTCTCGCACGCCTCCCGTGAGGTCCTCGCGGAGATCGAGCATCGCGGCGCCCCGTTCTTCGCCGACATCGTACGAGCCACGAAACGCTTGCCGAGCGAGGTCGAAGAGGCCCTGTGGCAGTTGGTCGCCGCCGGTTGCGTCACGGCCGACGGGTTCGACGCGCTTCGCTCGCTCATCGACGCAAAGCGCCGGCTCGGTGAAAAGGGTGTGCGTTCGCGTCCGCGTTCCTCGAGCGGGCGCTGGACGCTGCTTGCGGGAGCGCGCGAGCGGATCGACCCCGCTGCGTTCGCATCTCGGCTCCTTGCGCGCTGGGGTGTCGTCTGCCGGGACGTGACCGCTCGGGAGAGTCTCGCGCCGCCGTGGCGCGAGCTCGTCGTCGTGCTGCGCAGAATGGAGGCGCGCGGAGAGATTCGCGGCGGACGCTTCGTCGCCGGGGTCGGCGGCGAACAGTTTGCGCTCCCAGAGGCGCTCGACGCACTTCGCGCTGCACGGCGCAGCGCCTACGCCGACGACGCTCGCGTCGGCGATTACGATCCGCTCTCGCTCGCCGGTGCGATCCTTCCGATGAACGCGCAGAGTGCCGCAGTGATGAACGCAGGCTCTTCCAGCATCGGGAGGTGA
- a CDS encoding alpha/beta hydrolase, whose product MQVLVDGGIALDVSVAGSGAHTVVLLAGFPLSREIWDATARELSAQCRVVLPDLRGMGASGVADGPYLMESLAGDLAAVLDALGEERATIVGHSAGGYVALAFARMFAERVRGLAFVCSRLAADAPAQARERETLAARVEREASIDAVVDAYVARLLAPQTLADAPEIVARVTAIARRTGPRGAAALLRGMAMRSASDDIAPELTMPVLVIAGAHDAVVSLDEARSVAAAFPHAALVVAQRSGHLPMLEEPAFITAALCAFIGRIAPASESGS is encoded by the coding sequence ATGCAAGTTTTGGTCGACGGCGGTATCGCGCTCGACGTCAGCGTCGCCGGATCCGGCGCGCACACCGTCGTGTTACTAGCGGGATTTCCACTCTCGCGCGAGATTTGGGATGCGACGGCGCGGGAGCTGTCGGCGCAGTGTCGCGTCGTACTTCCCGACCTGCGCGGGATGGGTGCGTCGGGTGTCGCGGACGGACCGTATCTCATGGAATCGCTCGCCGGTGATCTGGCGGCGGTGCTCGATGCGCTCGGCGAGGAGCGCGCAACGATCGTCGGTCACTCCGCCGGCGGATACGTGGCGCTCGCCTTCGCGCGCATGTTCGCGGAACGCGTGCGCGGGCTCGCGTTCGTCTGCAGCCGTCTCGCCGCCGACGCTCCCGCCCAGGCGCGAGAGCGTGAAACGCTCGCCGCGCGCGTCGAGCGTGAGGCGAGCATCGACGCAGTCGTCGATGCGTACGTTGCGCGTCTTCTCGCGCCACAAACGCTGGCGGATGCGCCGGAGATCGTCGCTCGAGTAACCGCAATCGCCCGCCGCACGGGCCCGCGAGGCGCAGCGGCGCTCTTACGCGGAATGGCGATGCGCAGCGCGTCCGACGACATCGCGCCGGAGTTGACGATGCCCGTGCTCGTCATCGCCGGCGCGCACGACGCGGTCGTTTCGCTCGACGAAGCGCGCAGCGTCGCCGCGGCGTTTCCTCATGCTGCGCTCGTCGTTGCGCAACGCAGCGGTCACCTCCCGATGCTGGAAGAGCCTGCGTTCATCACTGCGGCACTCTGCGCGTTCATCGGAAGGATCGCACCGGCGAGCGAGAGCGGATCGTAA